From Dermacentor albipictus isolate Rhodes 1998 colony unplaced genomic scaffold, USDA_Dalb.pri_finalv2 scaffold_17, whole genome shotgun sequence, one genomic window encodes:
- the LOC135896204 gene encoding piggyBac transposable element-derived protein 2-like: MGGVDLLNSLISIYRPYLRSKRYYFRVFLHILDLTTVNAWLLYKRNVMKKRDQYTERLLPLAEFKMDLAALLCKAGKTALKKRGRPSNESVEQASDEKKKRGPSAPTPTQDVRLDQVGHWVLWSKKRQRCKLPGCTGICMSYCVKCGVHLCSTNKSNCFFVYHTTK; this comes from the exons ATGGGAGGCGTCGACCTTTTGAACTCCCTCATCTCCATTTACCGTCCCTACCTGAGGTCGAAGAGATACTATTTTCGTGTTTTTCTGCACATCCTAGACTTGACAACTGTAAATGCTTGGCTGCTTTACAAGAGGAATGTCATGAAAAAACGTGATCAGTACACCGAACGGCTACTTCCGTTGGCTGAGTTTAAGATGGACCTGGCTGCATTACTCTGCAAGGCTGGGAAGACGGCGCTGAAGAAGCGAGGAAGGCCTAGCAATGAGTCAGTAGAACAAGCCTCtgatgagaagaaaaaaaggggacCATCAGCTCCAACTCCAACTCAGGATGTCAGGCTAGATCAG GTTGGTCACTGGGTTTTGTGGAGCAAGAAGCGGCAACGTTGCAAGCTTCCTGGCTGCACAGGAATCTGCATGAGCTACTGCGTTAAGTGTGGAGTGCATCTCTGTTCCACAAACAAGAGCAATTGCTTTTTTGTGTACCACACAACAAAATGA